Proteins from a genomic interval of Paenibacillus sp. FSL H8-0048:
- a CDS encoding AIM24 family protein, producing the protein MAFTINNLKDNSNVIIKEQLGGFSIIEYKEDLSTTTRYEAETNFFMSKSNMRNKQLMIELNNNEVMLSAGAMQYMIGNIEMTSGIKGVGGLMRNMLSGAATGTSAVKPLYKGTGTILLETTYKYLWLIDVDNDHIVIDDGMFLACETTLDISVAARKNISSAVLGGEGLFNLSARGKGILALEAPIPSEEAVVVELQNDVLKVDGNFALMWSNSLDFTVEKSGKTRLGSAASGEGLVNVYRGTGMVWLAPLMNYRNSLLQGGSTA; encoded by the coding sequence ATGGCTTTTACCATTAATAACCTAAAGGACAATTCCAACGTTATCATCAAAGAACAGCTTGGCGGCTTCAGCATCATCGAATACAAAGAGGATCTCAGCACCACTACCCGGTATGAAGCAGAGACCAACTTCTTCATGAGCAAGAGTAATATGCGCAACAAACAGCTGATGATTGAGCTGAATAACAATGAGGTGATGCTGAGTGCCGGGGCCATGCAATATATGATCGGCAATATCGAGATGACCTCCGGCATCAAAGGCGTAGGCGGACTGATGCGCAATATGCTGTCCGGGGCGGCCACCGGAACCAGTGCAGTCAAGCCGCTCTACAAGGGAACCGGAACGATTCTGCTGGAGACCACCTACAAATACCTCTGGCTGATCGATGTGGACAACGACCATATCGTGATCGATGACGGCATGTTCCTGGCTTGTGAGACTACGCTCGACATCTCCGTTGCGGCACGCAAGAACATCTCCTCTGCCGTCCTCGGCGGTGAAGGACTGTTCAACCTGAGCGCACGCGGCAAAGGGATTCTTGCCCTCGAAGCTCCCATTCCTTCTGAGGAAGCTGTCGTGGTTGAGCTGCAGAATGATGTATTGAAGGTGGACGGTAACTTCGCTCTCATGTGGTCCAACTCTCTGGACTTCACGGTTGAGAAGTCAGGCAAGACCCGTCTGGGCTCCGCCGCCTCCGGCGAAGGCCTGGTCAACGTGTACCGGGGAACCGGCATGGTCTGGCTCGCCCCGCTCATGAATTACAGAAACAGCCTGCTACAGGGCGGGTCTACTGCTTAA
- a CDS encoding ATP-binding protein has protein sequence MFETLLLNFLFMLFPVLIFLIFFENRPHAYNHKILVLLIAATMILCIAKPIRLETGFIFDLRYVPFVIAALYGGYKHTLPLYVILNVYRFYIGGEGTVQSLLFSTAVFILVPSISARFLRSKPKGRILWATSIVVLTMGCYLISLSQIMDKLDTQFWTLAFYALTTHVVVMAILMIMLEQILANLRNRERIMQSERLNVVSELAASVSHEMRNPLTVTSGFLQLLNLSKNLTPQEKGYVELSLLELNRAEKIISDYLSFAKPQSASRVYSNLMAECEYTKNVILPYATIHKVAVEFSFNNPLSTHYDSNEMQQCLINLYKNAIEAMEGVEDAVLSISVFASGQSIIITISDTGVGMTKDEISRLGKPYYSTKADGTGLGMVMAYNTINKLKGRIEVTSEKGKGTVFRIIIPA, from the coding sequence TTGTTTGAGACGCTGCTGCTCAATTTTTTGTTTATGCTGTTTCCGGTGCTGATATTTCTGATTTTCTTCGAGAACAGGCCCCACGCCTACAATCATAAGATTCTTGTACTGCTCATCGCCGCCACCATGATCCTGTGCATCGCCAAGCCGATCCGGCTGGAGACCGGGTTCATCTTTGACTTGCGGTATGTTCCGTTTGTGATTGCTGCCTTGTATGGAGGGTACAAACATACCCTGCCCTTATATGTGATTCTGAATGTGTACCGTTTCTACATAGGCGGTGAGGGAACCGTCCAATCCTTACTTTTTTCGACAGCAGTCTTCATTCTGGTGCCCTCCATAAGCGCCAGATTTCTCCGGTCTAAGCCCAAGGGACGGATCTTGTGGGCTACCTCCATTGTGGTGCTGACTATGGGCTGTTATCTGATCAGCCTGAGCCAGATCATGGATAAGCTGGATACCCAGTTCTGGACGCTTGCCTTCTATGCCTTAACTACGCATGTGGTGGTTATGGCGATCCTAATGATCATGCTGGAGCAGATCCTGGCGAATCTCAGGAACCGTGAGCGGATTATGCAGTCGGAGCGGCTGAATGTGGTCAGTGAGCTGGCGGCCAGTGTCTCCCATGAGATGCGCAATCCGTTAACCGTGACCAGCGGCTTCCTGCAGCTGCTTAATCTCTCCAAGAACCTCACCCCGCAAGAGAAGGGGTATGTTGAGCTGTCACTGCTGGAGCTGAACCGGGCGGAGAAAATTATCAGCGATTATCTGTCTTTTGCCAAGCCGCAGTCGGCGAGCCGGGTCTACTCCAACCTGATGGCAGAATGTGAATACACCAAGAATGTGATCCTGCCGTATGCCACGATCCACAAGGTTGCGGTTGAGTTCAGCTTCAACAACCCGCTCAGCACCCATTATGACAGTAATGAGATGCAGCAATGTCTGATTAATCTGTACAAGAATGCGATTGAAGCGATGGAGGGGGTGGAGGATGCCGTCCTGTCCATTAGTGTCTTCGCAAGCGGGCAGAGTATTATTATTACCATCAGCGACACCGGTGTCGGAATGACGAAGGATGAGATCTCGCGCCTGGGCAAGCCGTATTACTCCACCAAGGCGGACGGAACGGGGCTCGGAATGGTCATGGCGTATAACACGATTAACAAGCTCAAGGGCCGTATTGAGGTCACCAGCGAGAAGGGCAAGGGAACTGTCTTCCGGATCATCATCCCGGCCTAG
- a CDS encoding tetratricopeptide repeat protein, with amino-acid sequence MREELIAQLNAWHEADEYEEIVSRIKEVPTPLIDEELAVHLGRALNNLGRYREALKWFNKAADQGKKDPLWHFRVGYAHYYLDEYDQAIKAFKKANKLDPEDQDTIEFLEWSRSEKAALAAADEDSEDADEASEADSGSDTSPDAEPDAAKETKH; translated from the coding sequence ATGAGAGAAGAATTAATCGCGCAATTGAACGCTTGGCATGAGGCGGACGAATATGAAGAAATCGTATCCCGCATCAAAGAGGTGCCGACACCGCTGATCGATGAAGAGCTGGCAGTACATCTGGGCCGGGCGCTCAACAATCTGGGCCGCTACCGGGAAGCGCTTAAATGGTTCAACAAGGCGGCAGATCAGGGTAAAAAAGACCCGCTGTGGCATTTCCGTGTCGGCTACGCCCACTATTATCTGGATGAGTACGACCAGGCGATCAAGGCGTTCAAGAAGGCGAACAAGCTGGACCCTGAAGATCAGGATACCATCGAATTCCTGGAATGGAGCCGCAGTGAGAAGGCGGCGCTGGCCGCTGCAGACGAGGATAGCGAGGATGCAGACGAAGCTTCCGAAGCGGATTCCGGCTCGGATACCAGTCCTGATGCAGAACCGGATGCGGCAAAAGAGACTAAGCACTAG
- a CDS encoding ABC transporter ATP-binding protein, with the protein MLKKCLVHLRGWAALYIGLGFAIQLLSSLGIVVFQRILDQAVACTGFRETLYGVVVYGILLGLNVLLNYADEYPSAYLSGSITERLKIMALSKISRMDYSAYQNMGTGQMIKVIENGAAAGNSILFSFILKTLHELLPTILFSLLFISYYDLRIMLVIAGGYVVIFGLTNVLLKVLYRIKESVLMQQEAMSRYGVRGFMELVVFRTNKKYAQEIGRLNKAAQQIIRQSAKLQMIHESFFALFELFITVIKVVVLLYGVKNVVSGQASIGVMVALFMFIEKIYTPIAIFNVLFVGYKLNRVTYQRFEDFLNAPEDPNLERGKTLAQLQGSIEFKDVTFSYGEVQVLDRLSFTVAPGTSVALVGLSGSGKSTVIKLITGLLKKSGGELLVDGTDIDELSLDSYYDHISYLSQDSPIFDTTIRGNMVFGQQVPDEELYAVLDKVHLKEKVLELPEKLETRVGERGLKLSGGERQRLAFARAILQKRNLIILDEPVSALDNITERSLMETVFAEFRHKTVIIIAHRLNFISGVDQILVMEQGRLAGAGDFDSLIRDCPSFRALWNNGRGQTD; encoded by the coding sequence ATGTTAAAAAAATGTCTTGTCCACCTCAGAGGGTGGGCCGCACTGTATATAGGTCTCGGCTTCGCTATTCAGCTCTTAAGCAGCCTGGGCATTGTGGTCTTTCAGCGGATTCTGGATCAGGCGGTGGCGTGCACGGGCTTCCGTGAAACCCTCTACGGAGTAGTCGTCTACGGGATACTGCTCGGCCTGAACGTCCTGCTGAATTATGCGGATGAATATCCCAGCGCTTATCTATCGGGCAGCATCACAGAAAGACTGAAGATTATGGCCTTGTCCAAAATCTCCAGAATGGATTATTCCGCCTACCAGAACATGGGCACAGGCCAGATGATCAAGGTGATCGAGAACGGCGCGGCGGCCGGGAACAGTATCCTGTTTTCTTTTATCCTGAAGACGCTGCATGAGCTGCTGCCCACCATTCTCTTCAGTCTGCTGTTCATCAGCTACTATGACCTCAGAATCATGCTGGTGATTGCGGGCGGGTACGTGGTTATCTTCGGGTTAACGAATGTTCTGCTCAAAGTTCTCTACCGGATCAAGGAATCGGTGCTTATGCAGCAGGAGGCCATGTCCCGGTACGGGGTCCGAGGCTTCATGGAGCTGGTCGTCTTCCGTACCAACAAGAAGTATGCGCAGGAGATCGGCAGACTGAACAAGGCGGCACAGCAGATTATCAGACAGAGCGCGAAGCTGCAGATGATTCATGAATCCTTCTTCGCCTTGTTCGAATTGTTCATTACGGTCATTAAGGTGGTTGTTCTGCTGTACGGTGTGAAGAATGTCGTCTCCGGGCAGGCTTCAATCGGGGTCATGGTCGCGCTGTTCATGTTCATTGAGAAAATCTATACGCCGATCGCCATCTTCAACGTATTATTCGTCGGCTATAAGCTGAACAGGGTCACCTATCAGCGGTTCGAGGACTTCCTGAATGCCCCGGAGGACCCGAATCTGGAGCGGGGCAAGACGCTTGCGCAGCTACAGGGCAGCATCGAATTCAAGGATGTAACGTTCAGCTATGGAGAGGTGCAGGTGCTGGACCGGCTGTCCTTCACGGTTGCGCCCGGAACCTCAGTGGCTCTGGTCGGCTTAAGCGGCAGCGGCAAGTCAACGGTTATTAAGCTGATTACGGGCCTGCTCAAAAAAAGCGGCGGTGAGCTGCTGGTCGACGGCACGGATATCGACGAGCTGAGTCTGGACAGCTACTATGATCACATCTCTTATCTGTCGCAGGACAGTCCGATCTTCGACACCACCATCCGGGGCAACATGGTGTTCGGGCAGCAGGTGCCGGATGAAGAGCTGTACGCGGTACTGGATAAGGTTCACCTGAAGGAGAAGGTGCTGGAGCTGCCGGAGAAGCTGGAGACGCGGGTTGGGGAGCGGGGGCTGAAGCTGTCGGGCGGGGAGCGTCAGCGGCTGGCTTTTGCCCGGGCAATCCTGCAAAAACGGAATCTGATCATCCTCGATGAGCCGGTATCGGCCCTGGATAATATTACGGAGCGCAGCCTGATGGAGACGGTGTTCGCGGAGTTCAGGCATAAGACGGTCATTATTATCGCGCACCGGCTGAATTTCATCAGCGGTGTGGACCAGATTCTGGTCATGGAGCAGGGCAGGCTGGCGGGGGCAGGCGATTTCGATTCCCTGATCCGCGACTGCCCGTCCTTCCGTGCGCTGTGGAATAACGGCAGGGGGCAAACGGATTAA
- a CDS encoding GNAT family N-acetyltransferase, giving the protein MKLETERLIIRPYMESDLMASFELMQNPEVLAFMHMEVMPRHEYEGMFRWLMFSYHTPFELPFKYSFAICDKATGQLIGWCGAGVLEFRPPDAELYYLIGREHWGRGYATEAAAALAGYAFDVIGLEQLYAKADRRNTASLGVLRKLGFRVEQELAGLTGDYEDCNGELLHVLTKERFVERLKGRK; this is encoded by the coding sequence ATGAAGCTCGAAACAGAGCGGTTAATCATCCGTCCCTATATGGAAAGTGATCTGATGGCTTCGTTCGAGCTCATGCAGAACCCGGAGGTGCTGGCCTTCATGCATATGGAGGTCATGCCGAGGCATGAGTATGAGGGCATGTTCCGCTGGCTGATGTTCAGCTATCATACGCCGTTTGAGCTGCCGTTCAAGTATTCGTTCGCCATCTGCGATAAGGCGACCGGCCAGCTGATCGGCTGGTGCGGGGCTGGTGTGCTGGAGTTCAGACCACCGGATGCGGAGCTGTATTATCTGATCGGGCGTGAACACTGGGGCCGGGGATATGCTACCGAAGCCGCTGCGGCGCTGGCGGGCTACGCCTTCGATGTGATCGGACTGGAGCAGCTATACGCCAAGGCAGATCGGCGCAATACCGCGTCGCTTGGGGTGCTCCGGAAGCTGGGCTTCCGGGTGGAGCAGGAGCTGGCCGGATTAACCGGCGATTATGAGGACTGCAACGGGGAGCTGCTGCATGTGCTGACGAAGGAGCGGTTTGTGGAGCGGCTTAAAGGCAGGAAATGA
- the infC gene encoding translation initiation factor IF-3 — MAVLINEQIKAAEVELTGLKGEKLGTVSRSEALSMARAAGADLVCTSLMSSPPPCSLVAKGKAAAQAARKGDTSRPQQGGGSSWEKVKELRFTAHIEEHDYDTKLRQADKHLRSGKPVQLVVKSSGAKEAAAAKAVLERLVADLKEAGTKASGLQTSGKGAQVRVNPRT; from the coding sequence TTGGCCGTACTGATTAATGAACAGATTAAGGCAGCCGAGGTCGAGCTGACCGGGCTGAAGGGCGAGAAGCTTGGCACCGTATCCAGAAGCGAGGCTCTGTCCATGGCCAGAGCCGCAGGGGCCGACCTGGTCTGCACCTCGCTGATGAGCAGCCCGCCGCCCTGCAGCCTGGTCGCCAAGGGCAAGGCGGCAGCGCAAGCGGCCCGCAAGGGCGATACCAGCCGTCCGCAACAAGGCGGCGGAAGCAGCTGGGAGAAGGTGAAGGAGCTGCGCTTCACTGCCCATATCGAAGAGCATGACTACGACACGAAGCTGCGTCAGGCGGACAAGCATCTGCGCTCCGGCAAGCCGGTGCAGCTTGTCGTGAAGTCCTCCGGCGCCAAGGAAGCCGCCGCTGCGAAGGCAGTGCTGGAGCGGCTCGTGGCCGATCTTAAGGAGGCCGGAACCAAGGCCTCCGGGCTGCAGACCAGCGGCAAGGGCGCACAGGTTAGAGTTAATCCGCGTACGTAA
- a CDS encoding RNA polymerase sigma factor, with amino-acid sequence MNDTADDKQLILLIAQKDSNALELLYDRYERVIYSFAYQIVKDSMAAEEVMQELFLRLWKNAGQIDFGKGKLLTWMFAVTRNLAIDYLRKRDARLPRQSADTGNLEQVQDHGVLTEDLVELQMAGEQIREALLGLSRDQQQVMDMIYYQGYTQQEVAQLAAIPLGTVKGRVRLAMKQLHKSLRHWGRRDHAHE; translated from the coding sequence TTGAATGACACAGCTGACGATAAGCAGTTAATTCTGCTTATTGCACAGAAAGACTCGAATGCCCTCGAACTGCTCTATGACCGGTATGAACGGGTCATTTATAGCTTTGCTTACCAGATCGTGAAGGATTCGATGGCTGCCGAGGAGGTTATGCAGGAGCTGTTCCTGCGACTGTGGAAGAATGCGGGGCAGATTGACTTCGGCAAAGGCAAGCTGCTCACCTGGATGTTCGCGGTGACCCGCAATCTGGCGATCGATTACCTCCGTAAGCGGGACGCCAGGCTGCCGCGGCAATCCGCCGATACCGGGAATCTGGAGCAGGTTCAGGACCATGGTGTGCTGACCGAGGATCTCGTTGAGCTGCAGATGGCAGGGGAACAGATCAGAGAGGCGCTGCTGGGATTAAGCCGCGACCAGCAGCAGGTAATGGATATGATCTATTACCAGGGCTACACTCAGCAGGAGGTAGCGCAGCTTGCGGCTATCCCGCTGGGAACGGTCAAGGGAAGAGTCCGGCTGGCGATGAAGCAGCTTCACAAATCGTTACGGCACTGGGGAAGGAGGGATCATGCACATGAGTGA
- a CDS encoding anti-sigma factor domain-containing protein, translating into MSEHNEELCELAELYTLGALTAEEMQQFAAHAAECAECRELVEEYRQVLDHLPLASEPADPPSGMKERILSRVLESGNAAAPAARPETRLLNIQPDAERAAEHEPAGTPPAEQGLPQLSIPEPKRTRFWGYLSLGLAVAVLLLVVYTGQLRGNVSELKEQLASGTGPLQGLKVNEAVALSPAGEGVNAKGTATIVADPTGTHLVLQAEDLPELTGTEVYQVWLIKGDSPVNAGTFISQGGNGALYYSFDPKAYDTIAVTLEPDGAGVTPRGKMILTAPIKQG; encoded by the coding sequence ATGAGTGAACACAATGAGGAACTCTGTGAGTTGGCTGAATTATATACGCTGGGCGCACTGACGGCGGAGGAAATGCAGCAATTCGCTGCCCATGCGGCAGAATGCGCGGAATGCAGGGAGCTGGTGGAGGAATACCGGCAGGTACTGGACCATCTTCCGCTTGCCTCTGAGCCGGCAGACCCGCCCTCCGGCATGAAGGAGCGCATTTTGTCACGGGTGCTGGAGTCCGGGAATGCGGCTGCACCGGCTGCCCGGCCGGAGACCCGCCTGCTGAATATCCAGCCTGATGCAGAGCGGGCGGCGGAGCATGAGCCAGCGGGGACTCCTCCGGCAGAGCAGGGCTTGCCCCAATTAAGCATCCCGGAGCCCAAGAGAACCCGCTTCTGGGGGTACCTGAGCCTTGGACTGGCTGTGGCTGTGCTGCTCCTGGTCGTCTACACCGGCCAGCTGCGCGGGAATGTGTCCGAGCTGAAGGAGCAGCTGGCCTCCGGCACCGGACCGCTCCAGGGGCTTAAGGTGAATGAGGCGGTAGCGCTTAGTCCGGCTGGAGAAGGGGTTAACGCCAAGGGTACAGCAACGATTGTCGCGGACCCTACCGGCACCCACCTTGTGCTTCAGGCAGAGGATCTGCCGGAGCTTACCGGCACCGAGGTCTATCAGGTATGGCTAATCAAAGGGGATTCGCCGGTCAATGCGGGCACATTCATCTCACAGGGCGGAAACGGGGCACTATATTATTCTTTTGACCCGAAGGCCTATGATACCATAGCCGTTACACTGGAGCCGGATGGCGCAGGTGTTACCCCGCGCGGGAAGATGATTCTCACAGCGCCGATTAAGCAGGGGTAG
- a CDS encoding DUF4097 family beta strand repeat-containing protein, whose amino-acid sequence MKVTWKRLLTGVALAAVFLYIGKGIGGAAEARQLSEEGFVSAPAGATVSAAPDRVTESVSGASVSLPESISGATSTAAEVIESWQAEGAGSFSGDAGYSFDKGTTYIPLPAGTDSVSIKNTNGNIEIKQGNVKELEIQMTVVVHQATAEVAKEIANKSGMKAGTGANLEIETYSEFYGNHQSPSLELTVTLPQGMKAELQARTENGNLSLSKVSSTGKIKLSSVNGNITATGIPEELVLHTVNGDVQVSEAKSSVEVKLTNGNVQASQISGDLAVKAVNGNLTVKDALAAVRASTVAGNIEVESRKIGGNWTVTTAVGDLELAWPGGAGVEVDAESGFDEIETDFPLTVKNHKAHGRIGAGTYQIHAKAMAGLSLMQN is encoded by the coding sequence ATGAAGGTTACTTGGAAAAGGCTGCTTACGGGTGTCGCTCTGGCGGCGGTATTCTTATACATAGGCAAGGGGATTGGCGGGGCGGCCGAAGCTAGGCAGTTGAGCGAGGAAGGTTTCGTCTCTGCGCCTGCGGGCGCCACAGTCTCTGCAGCTCCTGATAGGGTCACCGAATCCGTCTCGGGTGCGTCTGTGTCCCTACCAGAATCTATTTCCGGGGCGACCTCTACTGCTGCTGAGGTTATTGAATCGTGGCAGGCAGAGGGGGCGGGCTCATTTTCCGGGGATGCCGGGTATTCTTTTGACAAAGGTACTACTTACATCCCGCTGCCTGCCGGGACGGACAGTGTCTCTATTAAGAATACCAACGGTAATATTGAGATCAAGCAGGGCAATGTCAAGGAGCTTGAGATCCAGATGACGGTGGTTGTCCATCAGGCGACGGCAGAAGTGGCAAAGGAAATCGCTAACAAGTCCGGGATGAAGGCGGGCACAGGAGCTAATCTGGAGATTGAGACGTACAGCGAATTCTATGGCAACCACCAGTCGCCGAGCCTGGAGCTGACGGTAACCCTGCCGCAGGGCATGAAGGCGGAGCTGCAGGCAAGGACGGAGAACGGCAATCTTTCTTTGTCAAAAGTTTCTAGTACAGGTAAAATCAAATTATCGTCAGTGAATGGCAATATCACCGCTACCGGCATCCCGGAGGAGCTTGTTCTGCATACGGTCAACGGTGACGTTCAGGTCTCGGAAGCGAAGAGCAGCGTTGAGGTTAAGCTGACCAATGGCAATGTGCAGGCTTCGCAGATCTCGGGAGATCTGGCAGTGAAGGCGGTCAACGGGAATCTCACGGTGAAGGATGCGCTGGCTGCGGTCCGTGCGTCTACCGTGGCGGGGAATATTGAGGTGGAGAGCCGGAAAATCGGGGGCAATTGGACAGTGACTACGGCGGTAGGAGACCTGGAGCTGGCCTGGCCGGGAGGAGCGGGAGTCGAGGTGGATGCGGAGTCAGGTTTTGACGAGATTGAAACGGACTTCCCGCTGACTGTGAAGAATCACAAGGCACATGGACGGATTGGCGCAGGTACCTATCAGATTCACGCTAAAGCTATGGCAGGGTTATCGCTGATGCAGAACTGA
- a CDS encoding response regulator transcription factor — translation MKERVLIIEDEAAMIRLLELELLYEGYDITVAGDGITGAEKALGEHYDMILLDLNLPGISGIEVCKRVRAVKQTPIIMLTARDTVSDRVRGLDTGADDYVPKPFAIEELLARMRSLQRRLHAAEPGDEVLCAKDLMLDTAAHRVSRAGREIECSQREFDLLHCLLVHKNRLMNREALLNLVWGYSYEGETNVVDVYIRYVRMKVDEGFGEKLIHTVRGSGYILRD, via the coding sequence TTGAAGGAACGCGTATTGATCATTGAGGATGAGGCGGCCATGATCCGCCTGCTGGAGCTGGAGCTGCTCTATGAGGGTTACGATATCACGGTTGCAGGGGATGGAATTACAGGTGCCGAGAAGGCGCTGGGCGAGCATTATGATATGATTCTGCTGGATTTGAATCTGCCGGGCATCAGCGGAATCGAAGTCTGCAAGCGGGTACGTGCGGTCAAGCAGACTCCGATTATTATGCTCACGGCCAGAGACACGGTCAGTGACCGGGTAAGGGGACTGGATACCGGGGCTGACGATTATGTGCCGAAGCCGTTCGCTATCGAAGAGCTGCTGGCCCGCATGCGTTCATTGCAGCGAAGGCTGCATGCGGCTGAACCAGGGGATGAGGTGCTGTGCGCTAAGGATCTGATGCTGGATACGGCCGCCCACCGGGTCAGCCGGGCCGGACGCGAGATTGAATGCTCGCAGCGTGAATTCGACCTGCTGCACTGTCTGCTGGTCCATAAGAACCGGCTGATGAACCGTGAGGCACTGCTCAATCTGGTATGGGGCTATTCGTATGAAGGTGAGACGAATGTGGTAGATGTGTACATAAGGTATGTGCGTATGAAGGTGGATGAGGGCTTCGGGGAGAAGCTGATCCATACCGTCCGTGGCAGCGGCTATATCCTGAGAGATTGA
- a CDS encoding sensor histidine kinase has product MKPWTFSRKVSASIALTALAVAAVVSGFVYITFKHWTDSQETRVLDAKLKQFELRVGEVEFLPSLLQPGLGRGGGAAAFLKPDFSMFAPELEKGQVLQMLDARGRVLAEAGEGEPEPGSDVYQAEKEISLPVYGLVRLQLTDSGQSRSATAQKEVGRLLLLGLLLAAGMAVIAGGLVSRSALKPIRSMIGEVRSIGTNSLSRRVQVPAAQDELQQLGETFNGFLHKLEVSFDQQRRFIADASHELKTPLAIIEGHTHMIQRWGKQSPEVLDESLAFMMDETRRMKALISQLLLLAEAEAEAFVPEDGEGVCSLKITLSELLPQTVHVNPGVELDYDSGSSGQEVLVRIPGSACYQVLRNIIENALKYTPEGGTVVIRHSRLEDGRVVLTAADTGIGICAEQLPHIFERFYRTEHSRSRSQGGSGLGLAIARAIMERYGGSIAIDSTPVQGTTVTLTFAGA; this is encoded by the coding sequence ATGAAGCCATGGACATTCTCCCGTAAGGTCAGTGCTTCGATTGCGCTGACGGCGCTGGCTGTTGCGGCAGTGGTCAGCGGATTTGTCTATATTACCTTCAAGCACTGGACAGACAGCCAGGAAACACGGGTGCTGGATGCCAAGCTGAAGCAGTTCGAGCTTCGGGTCGGCGAAGTGGAATTTCTGCCGTCCCTGCTTCAGCCCGGACTGGGCCGGGGGGGCGGTGCGGCAGCTTTTTTGAAGCCGGATTTCTCCATGTTCGCTCCTGAGCTGGAGAAGGGGCAGGTGCTGCAGATGCTGGATGCCCGCGGGCGCGTGCTTGCCGAAGCGGGGGAAGGGGAGCCAGAACCCGGCTCGGATGTATATCAGGCGGAGAAGGAGATATCGCTGCCGGTGTATGGCCTTGTCCGGCTTCAGCTTACAGACAGCGGACAGTCGCGCAGTGCCACCGCCCAGAAGGAGGTAGGCCGGCTGCTGCTGCTGGGCCTGCTGCTGGCTGCAGGAATGGCGGTAATCGCCGGGGGCCTGGTCTCCCGTTCGGCGCTGAAGCCCATCCGCAGTATGATCGGCGAAGTCCGCAGCATCGGAACGAACAGCTTATCACGGCGTGTACAGGTTCCCGCCGCTCAGGATGAACTCCAGCAGCTGGGGGAGACCTTCAACGGATTCCTGCATAAGCTGGAGGTCTCCTTCGATCAGCAGCGCCGCTTCATCGCGGATGCCTCGCATGAGCTTAAGACACCGCTGGCTATTATTGAGGGCCATACTCATATGATTCAGCGCTGGGGCAAGCAGTCGCCGGAGGTGCTGGATGAATCGCTGGCCTTCATGATGGATGAGACCCGGCGGATGAAGGCGCTGATCTCCCAGCTCCTGCTGCTTGCCGAAGCGGAGGCAGAGGCATTCGTGCCGGAGGACGGGGAGGGCGTCTGCAGTCTGAAGATCACGCTAAGCGAGCTGCTGCCGCAGACGGTTCATGTTAATCCCGGCGTAGAGCTTGATTATGACAGCGGCTCCAGCGGACAGGAGGTACTGGTAAGGATACCGGGCAGCGCCTGCTATCAGGTACTCCGCAACATCATCGAGAATGCATTGAAGTATACGCCGGAAGGCGGAACGGTGGTGATCAGGCATTCCCGCTTGGAAGATGGCAGGGTGGTGCTGACCGCAGCCGATACCGGAATCGGGATCTGCGCGGAGCAGCTACCGCATATCTTCGAACGCTTCTACCGTACAGAGCATTCGCGGAGCCGCTCGCAGGGAGGCTCGGGTCTGGGCCTGGCTATTGCCAGAGCGATCATGGAACGGTATGGCGGCTCCATCGCCATTGACAGCACGCCGGTGCAGGGGACAACCGTGACATTGACCTTTGCAGGTGCCTGA